A genomic window from Hypomesus transpacificus isolate Combined female chromosome 15, fHypTra1, whole genome shotgun sequence includes:
- the ilvbl gene encoding 2-hydroxyacyl-CoA lyase 2, with protein MDLLSDVGTLIGCSIGFAIGSLILATYKLGLLYQLIHKTETKSPRHGGESVAEVLRAHGVKFVFTLVGGHISPILVACEKLGIRIVDTRHEATAVFAADAVARLSGTVGIAVVTAGPGLTNTVTAVKNAQMAESPLLLMGGAAGTLLQGRGALQDIDQMSLFKPLCKFCASVRTVREIIPTVRKALAIAQSGTPGPVFIEFPIDTLYPFHLVSKEFGVKNPPKGLMGKVVTWYLQNHLMNLFAGAWEKRDVSPLPVHIPQATDDQVQKCVELVSRAKKPVILLGSQATLPPTPASDIRKALEDLGIPCFLGGMSRGMLGRDSPIHIRQNRRDALKDADLVLLAGTVCDFRLSYGRVLNRRSKIIAVNRDKTQLLKNSDMFWKPTVAIQGDAGSFLLRLSKGLKGHKCPEDWPQSLKTGDISKEKANRAKADEKTDRHLNPLSVLHRVDEMMAEDAIIVADGGDFVGSAAYIMRPTGPLRWLDPGAFGTLGVGGGFALGAKLCRPESEVWIVYGDGSLGYSVAEFDTFTRHKTPVIALVGNDACWSQISREQVPILGSNVACGLAFTDYHIVADGYGGKGYLVRREDEDKLDELIKAAQKETREGRATLLNVLIGKTNFREGSISV; from the exons ATGGATCTATTGAGCGACGTTGGCACCCTTATAGGGTGTTCTATAGGTTTTGCCATTGGAAGTCTGATATTAGCTACATACAAACTTGGCTTGCTGTACCAGTTGATACACAAG ACTGAGACAAAGAGCCCACGTcatggaggagagagtgtggctgaggttctgcgTGCCCACGGCGTCAAATTTGTCTTCACCCTAGTTGGGGGACACATTTCTCCCATCCTGGTGGCCTGTGAGAAACTGGGCATCCGCATCGTGGACACCCGGCACGAAGCCACCGCCGTCTTTGCCGCAGACGCTGTGGCCAGGCTCTCTG GCACTGTGGGCATCGCTGTTGTGACTGCAGGTCCAGGTCTCACAAACACAGTTACAGCAGTGAAGAATGCCCAGATGGCCGAGTCTCCCCTGCTGCTAATGGGTGGAGCTGCTGGTACTCTGCTCCAG GGCAGAGGAGCGCTGCAGGACATCGACCAGATGTCTCTCTTCAAGCCGCTGTGTAAGTTCTGCGCCTCCGTCAGAACTGTGAGGGAGATCATCCCCACTGTGCGCAAGGCCCTGGCTATCGCTCAGTCAGGAACCCCTGGTCCTGTCTTCATAGAGTTTCCCATTGACACTCTTTACCCCTTCCACCTGGTCTCCAAGGAATTTGGAGTCAAAAATCCGCCCAAAGGGCTGATGGGAAAAGTAGTCACATG GTATCTTCAAAACCATTTGATGAACCTGTTTGCCGGGGCCTGGGAAAAGAGAGATGTTTCCCCACTTCCTGTTCACATCCCACAGGCCACAGACGACCAG GTCCAGAAGTGTGTCGAGCTCGTGAGCAGAGCTAAGAAACCTGTTATTCTGCTGGGGAGTCAAGCAACACTGCCTCCAACACCTGCCAGTGATATAAG GAAGGCTCTGGAGGACCTTGGTATCCCGTGCTTCCTGGGTGGCATGTCCCGGGGCATGCTGGGAAGGGACAGTCCCATCCACATCAGACAGAACAGACGGGATGCCCTGAAGGATGCAGATCTTGTGCTGCTGGCAG gtACTGTATGCGACTTCAGATTGAGCTATGGCAGAGTTCTTAACAGGCGCAGCAAGATCATCGCTGTCAACAGAGACAAGACCCAACTACTCAAGAACTCCGACATGTTCTGGAAACCCACTGTGGCCATTCAGG GTGATGCAGGTTCCTTCCTTCTTCGCCTTTCCAAAGGCCTTAAGGGCCATAAATGTCCAGAGGATTGGCCCCAGAGTCTCAAGACAGGAGATATCAGCAAAGAAAAGGCCAACAG GGCCAAGGCTGATGAGAAAACGGACCGACACCTGAACCCTCTGAGCGTGCTCCACCGCGTGGACGAGATGATGGCGGAGGACGCCATCATCGTAGCGGATGGAGGGGACTTTGTGGGCAGCGCTGCATACATCATGAGACCGACAGGCCCGCTCCGCTGGCTAGACCCAG GGGCGTTTGGGACTCTGGGAGTTGGTGGTGGGTTTGCACTCGGCGCAAAGCTCTGCCGACCTGAGTCAGAG GTGTGGATCGTCTACGGTGATGGGTCTCTGGGGTACAGTGTGGCAGAATTCGATACCTTCACCAGACACAAG ACTCCTGTGATTGCTCTGGTTGGTAACGATGCCTGCTGGAGCCAGATCTCCAGGGAACAGGTGCCCATCCTGGGCAGCAACGTAGCCTGTGGCCTGGCCTTCACAG ATTATCACATAGTTGCTGATGGTTATGGAGGTAAGGGCTACCTGGTGAGGCGTGAAGATGAGGACAAGCTGGACGAGCTCATCAAGGCAGCTCAGAAGGAGACCCGAGAGGGAAGAGCAACCCTGCTGAACGTTCTCATAGGCAAGACCAACTTCCGAGAGGGCTCCATATCTGTGTAG